CTTAGATGTTTCTATCATGTGTCTGCATCTACTAAGCACTTTCTGGGGCGTTCATTATGGCGTTATGATGATATCCGCTCGAtaattctttttaaaaatgtttataagcGATTATCGCcttcttttttgttacatttgtttaattttacccGATCTCGCAGAATTGAATGCTAGGGATTACATGAATAAATTATTTCAAACTCGCACAGTCACACTTTTCGACTGTCTCCCTGGTGCATTAATAACATTTCGTTTGAATACGAAAACTTATCGAAACAAATTGTTTCAATACTTTTGTGAGATATGATCGAGTAGTTACTCGACTATAAATACTGGATGTTTATATTGGGaactttcataatttttttatacataatATTTAGCTACTATTCAAACTATTcgttgattgttttttttattctttctttGATCTAAAGAAATATTCCTCTTATCTCATAAACgagggctatctttttatgtatcTTGTTTAATTACACATTTCTAAGGTTTGTGTAATTgattgtttaatttatttattcaacatcTTTTTACACACTTTATGTATTATTGTATacgaattttgtatgaaaatctaGGGAGTAGTCCATAGTAATTACCTTACTTAGTCAAAAAGTCTTAAAATTACATGctatgaatgaataaataaaaaacgtcTATCTCAATGACTGAAATGCCATGTTTTGAAAACAACAGGATTTCGTTGCGAAACACCAATATAGTAACCATGTCATCAGCAAGTTAAAATGTCGAACTTTGAAGAcaaccattttttttagaactaaCACTATCTGGATGTCAAGATTGCCAAATACGGCAATATGACCAAATACAGCGAATtactgaaaattgttaaaaagtacgaatatttaatttgtaaacattttttattacgTATGCTTACATACATTCTTTGGAATGGTGTTTTCGCTTTTCAAATTATGGTTAGTAAAGGGCTTCTTTTGAAATGTTAAATTTAGAGTTTTGATTTGCGCATTGTGAATTGTATTAACGCATTCATAAATTCCTCGCTATAAAATCGATTGTATAATGCATCACATTCATCATCTATAGCTTTCATTAGATGTTCCTTTTCGTGACTACGCAATAATCCTTTGGTGATTTGTAATGATTCTGGAGGAAGTTCAGAATAGTTTCTCAACTTTGGCCAAATAGCTGAATCCAATTCGGAATCTTTATATACACGCGACACAAAATTATAATGGAAAGCTTCATTAGCAGTCAATTTCTCTCCAAATAATAGCATTTCTGTTGCTTTAGAGCGACCCATAAGGTAAGGGAACAGGTATGATGATCCAGCTTCTGGTACGATACCTAAGCTGACAAATGGTGTTGTGAAGTACGCCTAGGAAATGAtaaaacattaataattttagACAAAGCATAATAAAAAAGCTTATAGACTAAAGAATATACCTTAAAACAACGAATATAGTAGAAACAACAtactttgatttatttatttgttgtctCTTTTAATCttacaataaatataaacatttttaaataggTTCCGTAAATTTATCTCTTATCATATTAACACATTGAATAACGCATATAAGAAAGATAAATTTTGATATTCATAGGTTTCTTCTATCCCTTCTCGTCTGTTAGGGTCAGTACTATATTCGCTTTTCGCATTGAAATTTTTCGGTTACTTTATTACAACAGTTCAAAATAAAGGAGATAAAttgactcaattgatgcgcaggtTCTTGTTCCTATAGATttgggcaagactttacagaaatatgttttcatatataattttgattatttaaggaaatgtaatcgcgaaaataaagtggttttcaactcgaaaaccgaacatagtaatgTCTTCAACATGTTACTTACATTTCAGCACTTGGTAACCAAGCATAAATGGACTAAACGAAAACTAAGAACAACATCCAACCTGCATATTTATAATCATTCGAGCATATTTTtagaatattagtaaaaaagagACTTCTAACTTTTAAATACACCACCAGTACAAATTCATCAATAACAATATAATTACATTTATCTTTAGATCTTAGTAATGTTCTTGAACTTTGAACTACACGTATaaagtaacattttttttactcaATTATTGGATCTAGGCACTTTTGCCTCGTAGCGTGATGGACTTTTATGGTAGAATCTGTAATGGGTGTACTAACCTTTTCGGAACACCATAATAAATCAGATAGGCCTGCCAAAGTGGTGCCAATACCAATACATGGTCCATTCACCAAGGAAACTAATATCTTGGGACATTCGATATATGAGTGTACCATATTTTTGAATATAGCATTTGCTTCTCGAATATAGGCATCCATATCGGTTATATTTCCAGCTGCCGACAGGTCATTGccggcagtgaaaaaatctcccacGCCCGTAAATACCACCATTGTAACCGACTCATCTTTAGCCACTTCTCTCAGAACTCGTCCAATCTCAATGTAACCTTCACGATTAACGCAATTCTTTTTTCTTGGATTGTTGAACTTTATTAAAAGAATTTTATCTTGTTTTTCAACCAAAAGTGCTTTATAATCCTgatacatttctatagatttaaaattggtTGTACCAAATAGAAAGTGTGTATAATACTGGACGATTAGATAGAATGTCGACAATAGAAGACATATATAGTCCAACCAAATCAATCTTATCCGCGAAAATGATAACATCAACAATGAACAGCTGTGTAAATATCGGAGTCACCTGTAACGTACGATACGGCGTCAATTTCAAGcc
This is a stretch of genomic DNA from Haematobia irritans isolate KBUSLIRL chromosome 4, ASM5000362v1, whole genome shotgun sequence. It encodes these proteins:
- the LOC142233979 gene encoding enoyl-CoA delta isomerase 2-like, with translation MYQDYKALLVEKQDKILLIKFNNPRKKNCVNREGYIEIGRVLREVAKDESVTMVVFTGVGDFFTAGNDLSAAGNITDMDAYIREANAIFKNMVHSYIECPKILVSLVNGPCIGIGTTLAGLSDLLWCSEKAYFTTPFVSLGIVPEAGSSYLFPYLMGRSKATEMLLFGEKLTANEAFHYNFVSRVYKDSELDSAIWPKLRNYSELPPESLQITKGLLRSHEKEHLMKAIDDECDALYNRFYSEEFMNALIQFTMRKSKL